In Roseofilum reptotaenium CS-1145, the genomic window GGGGTTCGCTACTCTGCCCAAACCTGGCACACCCGTGTCACCCCAGAAGAGCTACAACTCATTATCAGTACGTCTACTGAGTCCATTGGTTTACACGCTTCTGAGCGGGAACTGCTCAATAATGTCTTTGAATTTGGGGAAGTAGTGGCTGAAAATGTAATGATTCCCCGCACCAGCATTGAGAGTATTTCCTATGATGCCATGTTTCAAGATTTGCTTGATGAAGTGGCAAAAACAGGGCATTCTCGCTATCCGGTAATGGCGGATTCCCTAGATGATATTCGGGGGATTGTTAACTTTAAACAATTAGCGGGCCCTTTAGCAAAGGGAGATTTATCCCCAGAAACGGCGATTCAAGTCTGGGTACGTCCAGCACGATTTGTGCAAGAAAATACTCCAGTGTTGGAATTATTGCGATTGATGCAGCGATCGCACCAAGCGATGGTCATTGTTGTTGATGAGTTTGGCGGAACAGCGGGATTAATTACCATTCAGGATATCGTAGCCGAAATTATCGGCGATACGGAAGAACCAGATAATGGTCAAGAATCTCTCATCCAACAGCTCGATGAACAAACCTATCTGGTGCAAGCGCAATTAGATATTGAAGAAGCCAACGATATGCTCAACTTGGATTTACCCCTTGACGATGATTATCAAACTTTGGGGGGATTTGTGATTACCCAACTACAAAAAATCCCGAATGTGGGAGAAGTCCTCAATTATGAGACTCTAGAGTTTACCGTCATTAAAGCGGAAGGGCCGCGCTTAGACCAAATTCGCATCCGTCGTGATGAGCAGTTGCTTAACCCTCCTTCCCCCTTAGAAGAATAAAAGAGGAATTTCAGGCCTGCTGAACAGCAAGACAGGGGCGATCGCCCTATCGAACAAT contains:
- a CDS encoding hemolysin family protein, which produces MDTEIPLTPFMGIPFHLAALTFADGSIRLLSVFLLIAINAFFVTAEFSIVSVRRSRIQQLVSTGDVPAQTVQKLHTNLERLLSTTQLGITLSSLALGWIGENTMATILQEALSNSPLSPSLRQSLTHSLSIPLAFIIIAYLQIVLGELCPKSVALLYSEQLARVLGPPSWAIARFFNPFVCILNRSTRFLLGLVGVRYSAQTWHTRVTPEELQLIISTSTESIGLHASERELLNNVFEFGEVVAENVMIPRTSIESISYDAMFQDLLDEVAKTGHSRYPVMADSLDDIRGIVNFKQLAGPLAKGDLSPETAIQVWVRPARFVQENTPVLELLRLMQRSHQAMVIVVDEFGGTAGLITIQDIVAEIIGDTEEPDNGQESLIQQLDEQTYLVQAQLDIEEANDMLNLDLPLDDDYQTLGGFVITQLQKIPNVGEVLNYETLEFTVIKAEGPRLDQIRIRRDEQLLNPPSPLEE